A region from the Mercenaria mercenaria strain notata chromosome 7, MADL_Memer_1, whole genome shotgun sequence genome encodes:
- the LOC123534129 gene encoding uncharacterized protein LOC123534129 isoform X1, which translates to MHNCCMLLQSPLRFRVLDLHFFCKMSVKRLETVIKINVLMMYNSVNFITSEVQNPKPMPLLTPREILYICTSCTARNDRTKCANLTAHSSLHQMINHRDAGSKKTPLGINKLYNIMRDMKAEAGIENPRITPYSSRKHLVQTLNDAGVPANQIMQISGHKNVNSINNYSKINNDQSRNISKILSNQRNETNLQTQGSGAASAPEPWTGPFGSNRSRSLFASSTFHGPVTFNFHSTSVSETLSQMSTVNVGRSNATAEESVSNMLDSPVATARPFKRIRMIPESDSD; encoded by the exons ATGCACAACTGTTGTATGTTGCTACAATCACCATTACGATTTAGAGTTTTAGACttgcattttttctgtaaaatgtctgtCAAAAGGTTAGAGACTgtaataaagataaatgttttaatgatgtaTAACAGTGTAAATTTCATTACTTCAGAGGTACAAAACCCAAAGCCTATGCCACTGCTGACGCCCAGAGAGATCCTGTACATCTGTACAAGCTGTACAGCCAGAAACGACCGGACGAAATGTGCAAACCTGACAGCCCATTCTTCCTTACACCAAATGATAAACCACAGAGATGCTGGttcaaaaaaaaccccacttggaataaataaactttacaacATTATGAGAGACATGAAGGCTGAAGCAGGAATTGAAAATCCCAGAATAACGCCTTACAG ctccagAAAACATCTGGTTCAAACTCTAAACGATGCTGGGGTCCCTGCCAACCAAATCATGCAAATTTCTGGTCACAAGAATGTGAATTCTATAAACAACTACAGTAAAATCAACAACGACCAGtcgagaaatatttctaaaatactgtCGAATCAGAGAAATGAAACCAACCTTCAAACTCAAGGAAGTGGTGCTGCCAGTGCTCCGGAGCCATGGACTGGGCCTTTCGGATCCAATCGCTCTCGCAGTCTTTTTGCAAGCAGCACTTTCCACGGACCTGTGACTTTCAATTTCCACAGTACATCTGTATCGGAAACACTGTCACAAATGTCCACAGTTAACGTAGGCCGAAGTAATGCAACTGCTGAAGAGTCCGTTTCCAACATGCTCGATTCGCCAGTTGCCACTGCCAGACCATTCAAACGAATAAGAATGATTCCAGAAAGTGACAGTGACTAA
- the LOC123534129 gene encoding uncharacterized protein LOC123534129 isoform X2 — MTKRDKPKPDLVQILGTLEVQNPKPMPLLTPREILYICTSCTARNDRTKCANLTAHSSLHQMINHRDAGSKKTPLGINKLYNIMRDMKAEAGIENPRITPYSSRKHLVQTLNDAGVPANQIMQISGHKNVNSINNYSKINNDQSRNISKILSNQRNETNLQTQGSGAASAPEPWTGPFGSNRSRSLFASSTFHGPVTFNFHSTSVSETLSQMSTVNVGRSNATAEESVSNMLDSPVATARPFKRIRMIPESDSD; from the exons ATGACCAAGAGAGACAAACCAAAACCAGATCTGGTTCAAATCCTCGGGACATTAG AGGTACAAAACCCAAAGCCTATGCCACTGCTGACGCCCAGAGAGATCCTGTACATCTGTACAAGCTGTACAGCCAGAAACGACCGGACGAAATGTGCAAACCTGACAGCCCATTCTTCCTTACACCAAATGATAAACCACAGAGATGCTGGttcaaaaaaaaccccacttggaataaataaactttacaacATTATGAGAGACATGAAGGCTGAAGCAGGAATTGAAAATCCCAGAATAACGCCTTACAG ctccagAAAACATCTGGTTCAAACTCTAAACGATGCTGGGGTCCCTGCCAACCAAATCATGCAAATTTCTGGTCACAAGAATGTGAATTCTATAAACAACTACAGTAAAATCAACAACGACCAGtcgagaaatatttctaaaatactgtCGAATCAGAGAAATGAAACCAACCTTCAAACTCAAGGAAGTGGTGCTGCCAGTGCTCCGGAGCCATGGACTGGGCCTTTCGGATCCAATCGCTCTCGCAGTCTTTTTGCAAGCAGCACTTTCCACGGACCTGTGACTTTCAATTTCCACAGTACATCTGTATCGGAAACACTGTCACAAATGTCCACAGTTAACGTAGGCCGAAGTAATGCAACTGCTGAAGAGTCCGTTTCCAACATGCTCGATTCGCCAGTTGCCACTGCCAGACCATTCAAACGAATAAGAATGATTCCAGAAAGTGACAGTGACTAA